The Clavelina lepadiformis chromosome 3, kaClaLepa1.1, whole genome shotgun sequence region GGATCAGCTCAATCCGTTGCAACGGGCGCTCTGAACAATTGTGGTTAAAGCTGAGTATTCGGAACACCAAGCTGCTGCTTCAACAATTTAACAACAACTTTTGCATTGTTCGGTCATAATATACCGGATTGTGAAGCCACACGTAAGTCACGACTTTCTACCTTAATTTATAGTTGGAATCAGGATGTGACGTAAAATCCACTCAACCGTCCACAATCATTAAGACAAAGCTTTATTACATAACAAAAGCTATTGTGTGTTAGCTGCATAGCATGCGCCTATTAGGGTTTAACGCATTCCTGTGCAGTAACCTGTggaattgtgacgtcatttcaaGTAAATAGTAGGAATTTTTGCAAGATTTGGGCGGTGCATGTATAGCATGGCCGCAAACTCGTTAAAAGTTGacatttggataaaaattactCAGTTCGACGTCTATATCGGCTCCGTACAAGCACTTTCTGCAAAATGGGcatgaaaaaataacaataaggTGTTTTACGGTCCCACACGTTAACAATAGGACCAAACGTTAAAAACATACTGAGTACCATTCAAACGTCACAGATAATAACAGTGTGAACGAACAATCAGCACCAGACAAACCATTATTACATAACAAAGCAGTAGTTGTTGTGTTGAAGTATATGAGATTCTTATCAATAATCTGATAATCTAGTACGGacatgtttcaaaattaacaGCTTGAAAAACAGCAATTCACTGAAGCGCAAAACACGACTAGACGACGCAATAGATATTAGATAACCTCCGTAAAATAGACCATAACCTGTCTGCAGTAACTGTCGCATACAGCACAAACACTTGATGCATTGGTTTATAAGCGCAGATACAACTCAACTATGTCTGCAGCTAGCTATGCTAAACAGTAGAAGATCACTTCGCAAACCTGCTACCACCTAAGGCGCCAGCTACAGCAGCAACTGAGTGGTTACTGGTTAGCCGCACATACGTGGAGTCACCTTACAGAAGCACAAAGAGAGAGAACTTGCGGGTGAGAGAGAGACAAAGAAGAAAAGAGAGAGTAATAGCGAGcgaataacaacaacaacaatacaAATTTCCACAGCAATATGATcaatagcagttttaactgagcacATGTTAAGAATTTCTCGCGCTATTCCCGCCCTCACAAACCGATCTTTATACATattcttttctaaaaaaacaATGGGTATCATTCCTGGAAAATATCTATATCGGCCGCTCACTCTACTGAAAAACTAAACTCCTATTGCCTACGTCACCAACAGCAGCCTGTCAGCCAATGAGCAGCAAGCAATAGCAGGGTGCTACGTTAGAAAACAGCAGGTTGCAGCACCCGCTCTTCTGTTTACGTCCCGGTCTCGAAATAGCAGCGAAGCGGCGGAGATAGAAATTAATGAGCCTGGTCCATATTAGACGTCACAGCAACCTTTTATGAATTATTGACTGTCCGACTCCACACCGCGGCTCAGTTCCTCAATTAACAACATGGGAAAGGTTTAATGGGATTACGACAGGAGTCAAACCATGTTGGAATTAACAATCTCTTTCAGAAATGCTGCGCGCATAAACCAACGAGTTTAGAGCCTCCCAGCAAGCAATAAATATgctataataaaataatcgATTTTAGCTGATCTATTCCAACGAACCAATCCGTCAGCATTTTTCGCAGAATTAACCGACCAGTTTACTCGCTAACTGAGTCCAATTTAAAGAAATGTTCAATTGTTCGGCGACATCTGTCACAGTCGTACCGCCGTGGGCAGCAGCCAGCTCCGTTATATTTAGACTTTAAAAGTCACGAAACGAATAGATCTGGTTCCACTGCGCATCCGCGTTCCGCATCACTGAGCACCAGGCTACAACGTGCTTCAAGCATTTCAAGGAATGTGGAagaagtttaaaacaaacgtTCAAGCGATAAACGAACACAAATTATCGTGAAAATTTGGAACCATGTAACATTGTTAACATTGTTACGCGATCGATGATTACGTCATAGACAAGTTTAAGCGAAAACAAAATAAGCTCTCAGTATTATATCCATGAGAGAAATTATGCCCCAACAGTTGGACaacattttgacgtcataaagagATCGCGAAGCCGCCAATCATTGTGCAAATAAGATCGATCGACGTCAGCGTCtatgtgacatcacaatggcgCAAGTAAGTGAACAGATATAGAAATCGAAAATAAATGTCGGCATTTTGGGATTTAAAATTAGAATCCCTAAAATATGAGAAAACAGAGACATTTACCGCAAGTAGGCgtgacaattttttgtttaaaagcgACTTGGACACGTCACAAAAGTTATATCGCGCTATTGGAACGAAAATAACCAAAAACTGGCAGAAAATTCTCACGAACGCCATCGAATTGAGACGAATTGTGAAGATATTTAAAGATTGACCAAAGCATTATAACAAGTTTGCTGCCAGGAATCTCTAATTGAAATCAATGAAAGCTTCTGGCACGACAAATTGAGGATTAAATTGCAACCATAAACAGTCGCAGTTCAATTCTTAATCAAGCCGCTTCAAGCTTGTTACGAGGCGTCCAACTATGATTTAAGAGAAAACTTCACTTGAAGTTACAAAAGAGTTTCTTGGAAATAGCACGCAAGCATGCTTCCTGCATATAATAACAACCACAATGTGCTTTGATTGGAGATTTTCCATAAATAGCGCATTCTTCCAAGGACGCCCTTGCAAACCAAAGGCAATTGTAAGAAATTGAcggatgacgtaataatacgAGATGATTGTTACGCAGTTGCAGGTAGCAGTGACATATGGGGCCCTAATCTTAATCGCAACGACGAAATCGTACCTACCACGTGACACCGATTGTAAATACACAATTACCAAACAATCACATTATCCAGAAATACATTTTACGACGCTATCTTAAGGGTAGTGCGGCTATTTCGCTGGAAATACATTTAATGGTTATGGAAAGATGAACTTCTCTATCCCGTCCGAGTGTTTATAACCTTGATCTTTCAAATCATTTATTAGAAGAAAGTCAAGGCAGTACCGGATAATGTCAATGCAGACGTCATAAAGGgccaatttttaataatattccATTGTTTCTTACTCTGCTTGCTTTTTATTAGATTTCGTGGCGTCAAGAAGTAATAAAGCCACAGACTGACAATTGACGCGGGAGCATAAATTGACCATCAGCGTTAAACGATTTCAAACCACGGAATGAAGAAAATCTCCGGCGCTTATGTCATGGAAAAATACCAACAAGTCCTTTTAAAAATACGacttcaacaaaaatataagtttGCTTGTCTGGACACTTTTCCTGAACAAAGAGCGATTGCAACCATGGACGTGCAGCACCGGACCGAGCTTATATAATGTACCAGGTCCGGTCAAATAGTCCGGGTCTGGGCGGATATTCACGATAAACAACATTTCATGACTTTCCATGCGACCTCGTTTACGTGaagaaaaagttataaaaattggATCGTTTTCAAAATGATTATAAACCGCAACAGTATTATGAGTAGGGCAATTACTTTTCGAcccaaaaaacgaaaaatgttgacctaaaaagtgaaatttttgacaaattatAATCTAAAAAACTATTTCTTGACAAATTGCCCGTTACCGGTACACTATTAGGCTAGGCCTAGCGCAATTGTAGAAAATTTTGaccaaaacataaattttgactttttttgacaagtcgaAAAATAATTGCCCTAATTATCAGTATATCGAGCTACTTACTTGCCATATTCTGGAATTCGATTCAACAAATTATGTATGTGTAACAATGCCTCATTGTGACGTAGTTTACGCAAAACCTCAATCAACAGCGACACACAGCGGTAGAGATGAGCAGCAAAGCTTCCAGGCCTGAAAAAAATGATGTTTTAGAGTTTAAGCAAAAATAACCTTCGTCCTCAATATACAGCCTCACAAACACGTGATCTGTATGTTGCTTCGTGATCGAGTTTCCCGATGTTTAAGTAAATTACAAAGCTAGGAGGGgcgagttttaaaaataaagccaGGAAACGTAAAACTAAACTCAAGAATTTATCCCGCCTCGATTTAACCCAACGGAGGGGCAAGGGGCATTTTGTTAACCGAACCAAACCCGGGTTCATGAGAGGAAAGATCTAAGCGACCTGTCAATGTCGTCCACAGGGATCCTCCAAACTCCGTTGAAGAGGTTCGTCTTGTTCCGGTCCGACAGCAAGCCCGGTGCCGGCATGTGACGTAACTGTTGCCACGGAGACGACGAACCGTAAAGCAAATCACGTGACCACACCAGATGCTGCAAAGGGAATCgatattttgagaaaaatcgCGTGGAAAAGATTGGAGCGGTAAAGAAATGAAATCTATAACCGACCTATTCAAACTAAGCGAAGCAGCaacacaaatttttccatAGCACTTAAGACAAAAATTCAGCAAGACAGTTAAGATACCTCCCTTCCTTCGTGGTGCGCGTACAGATGGGCCAGCCAGTAGATTGCCTTGTAGTGTTGCGGGAACCTTCTCACGCACACGCGCAATGCGTTCTCACAACCTTCTATTATCGCCTCACAATTCGCTTTATGACGTTCTTCCGCACTTTTTCGCAACGATTCGCTCAAAAGTGTGACGTCACCTACCACGCAAATCGTTTAAGTTTTCCAAAGTAAGAATTTGAAAGAATGCTTAAATTTTGGCAATCTGGTTAACTTACCTTGCTTGTTGCTAGGAGAAGTTTGAATTGCAGACTGGTTGCCAGGAACACTCAAGTTTGACTGCTCTCTAGAGTCCGATGCTACCACTGATGGTTCGCCGCTAGCTGGCATTGGTGAGTGTGCCGAGGATTGAGTGTCTTCATCTAAAGTGAAGAATACTCAAGTGTATGCTCAAaagtcattgtgatgtcataaaaggTGTTCTACAAACCTGTCTTCGACTCTTCAATGTTGAGAGCTTGCATGATATTGTCCGGTAATAATGAACCCATTGTGAGGTCGcttgattgtgacgtcacagccAACTTAGAAGATTGTCCGATCTGAGTGAAAATGGAGGGAAACATCATTGAGACAAAAATAGACTcaaacaaaactattttccACTCACTAAGAATGTTGCGATCTCAAGTAAAGTCCCTATCGAATTTAATACCTTTTCCGGGtcgtgtgacgtcacaatacttGGCTTCAATTCGCGTCGAAGTGCGAAAGGCGAGTTGGACATTTCTTCAACTAAATCTGGAAAGAAAACTTGCAAGTGAACTTCATAGCTCTAGACTACGCGTCATACGTACACGCAACTATGTTGTTGGGAAGGTCATGCAGACAACCTTTGCTATATGCCACGTCATCAGAGGATGCGTCAGGATGACGTAATATGTACTTCATGATGGACGTATGAATGCGAAAGTGGATCTCTAGCGCCTCTATCGAGAGTTCATTGACACTTCCATATTTGGCTTGGATCTTCTTCGGGTATCTGTCaaggaaaaaataatttcaagtgTCATGGGCTGGATTCGAACCCGCAACCTTCGACTTATGACCTATGCTTTACGTCATCATATTTGTTACGTCCCTACAAGTTAGTTCACCTTCCAATGGGATTCGCTTGAAGACTTTGCGTAATAAAATCGGTGGCGACATAAATGTCTAATTAAGCGAGTTGTAGCAACGATTTTCTAAATAATTAAATCACACAAACAATGAACATTGTTATTTCATACTTGGCGTGTCTCAAGTGAAGTTGTTGGGCGGCAGTTTGATAAAATCTCAGATAAACCTGGATCGGTTTTCCCTCTTTTTCCGCTATCTTGCCCAGCATATAGTTGAGGAACCATTCTTCCTCTAACACCTCTTCTCCcttatttgaaaacaattgtcAACCAAAGCctttatgacataacaaacaaaatgacaATAGACGCCAACGCCAAGTTGCGACAACTGCTTTCGGCGTTGTACGTCACAATGACTGTTTAATACCTCACATTCAAGAACACGTTCGAATCCCATCCGGgatattttcagcatttctTGACGTTTCTTGTCGTCCTCGACCGAGAAAATTCTTCTCCGCTTCTGTTTCCTGCCACCAACATCgagttttgattaaaaattttgcgaAATCGGACAAATTATTTTCGAAATTTCATAAATCGTTGTCCTTGCGTTGTGTGGAACAGACAATcacaaagataaaaataaaaatggcaacACTGGTTCATGAAGAGAATGTGACTTGCCTCGAGTACATGGAATGCATCCAGTAGGCGAGGGAGGCGTATTCTATCCACAACTTCTCGCTGTTGGTCGACAAACTCAAAGCTCTCTTGAAGCAAGCCATCGCCGCCACTCCCCTTCTCTCGGTGCCACTCTCCTTCATCTGCGAGACACAAAGAACATAACCTTAGACGGCGCGGGTTCAAGTCTCACTGGAGGCAGTCACTAAAAAACCGCCACAGACAATTGACAATGACAGAGCTTGATTGCTAGCAGCGAGTCAGTCTTTAGCAGTTTCCTGTGTTAAATGTCACCGGCACCAAGCTACGTCATCACCTTATGCTGAGGTTTCTTCGATTCACACAACCGTAGTCGCTCGTCGGTCTGACTTGACCTTGACAGAGCCAAACCGGCCCAGGAATCGAACCTGAAACACGAACAACCCCATTACAATCAACGATGATGATGTCATTAGAagcatcgtgacgtcatacaaCCTAGTTACCTGTCAGGATTTATTCTGATATCGTGCAGGTAGTATTTGACCCCCTTGTTCATTTCGTTATTTTTGAAGTAATAATCTGCCAACAGGTAATACGCGTTGCCCAGGAAATGCAAGTCGCGACTTTCTGGCGATGGCTGCAACGTCATGCTTACGTCACAACCGCCTTCTATGTAAGCGTTGACGTCAGCTTCAGAGTTTGGTATCAAAAGCTGAAAAGTTTCGATGAGTTTTTATTCGACAATAAGAATTATTATCAACAAACAATTCGTGTTTGACGCAAATTGACAAATGAGAAGGTTTTATGAACGAAGCTACTTCCTCACAGCATTGCATTGCGCTGATAGGGAGTTATAGAGATGAGAAATGTGGCTCGAACAAAAGAATTTAGTTTTAAATGAACGCGCTTACATTTGGGGCAGACGTGTAACCAGTTAAGAAAAATATTCGACCACTTAAAAGTTTACAGTCAATGAAGAAAATTGGTGAAAACATTCAAAGTTTGCGCTGAAGTGAGCTCCACGTACCTGCACGTTGTTGGGAGTTAGTTGCACGATCCGCAGCAGAAGTTGAGTGAGTTCAAGGGATACTGTGCTCGCCTTGAAGCTGTCAAACTCCGGCAACACCTCgggttgaaaatatttgatcaAAGCAACACCGTCCGCCCAAGTCAAAGGTAATTgtctgtgatgtcatagagAGTATAGGGATAAAACAGACGCAAAGTCAGCGGTAATGAAAAGAGTTATGATATGATGTCTATGGCGTGCTTAAAATTCGGGAATTTGACAAACAAGACCTTGAAGAAAAATATAACATGCGGGAAAACACATGAAATAAAGATAAATACATGAACATATGCTGTAACAAAGAATGAGCAAATGGTATGAGAGTGGAAAAGCACAATTAAGTCTAGTGAAAAGCATAGCCAAGTAGATACTGACTTCACACCGTGATCTTGTATCTTCTTCATCTTATTCTTGACAGGGAATCCGAACATACAAGCGAAGCATTGCTCCTGGAAGATCTTCAATTCCTCTTTAACACCAGGAGCTTCAACCCTGGTAAATTATATTCAGATTTTTAATTCAGAAGAAATGACAATTACAAACTGCAAAACGTTCGAAATGAAATTTAACTCCGTCAACACAAAACACTCAACAAACCGACGATGTGACCTGAAGTATTACGTTTGTATATCGCTCTTATCAGCGATCGTATTATGGAATCATCATTTCGTTGCGGAAAATATTCAGACAAGAATCAAACAttcaactttttcaacaaaaaaaatcagcAAACCGAGGAAATCTTTCTTTGACTTCGGACACGGAGAACCTCAGTAGTGCACCACCCAGCGAACAGCACAAACCTGCGTAAAAGTGACGCATTACTATCTATGACGTCGTACGTACATAACAGATATCTCACCTCTCTCCCCCATCCACTCGTGGGCGGTATGGAGCATGTGGAAGGAATCCGGTAAACCGGAGGTCAAAAGGTCAAGTTGGCGTTCTTCGTATTTAAGGATTCtgtcagaaaataatttaggTCATGGCCATCGACCAATCGATAAAACTACGAAGTCAACAACACATCCATCGTGTCAAGCAGAGCGGAATATCGTGACAATGCAGCCCGTGGTCCGAGTAAACTTTTCACCGAGGCAAATACGTCAAGTAATTCCGCGGTTAAGCGCGTTGTTAAATGTAGATTTGCACTAGAATGTTTCGAGCTAGAATTTCGGGAAATTTATAGAAGCAAACCTCATATGCGTCAATGTAGCTACGGCGTGGCACTACACACTGAGCAAGGCTGTGAATAAACATATCACGCTCATGCTGTCGGACGCAGATGTTACTACTCACTTGTATAATATTATCCACACAAGCGGCGTATCGGAGAAGCTATAGCCTTCGTCGAGACGGCTGAATACGTAATGCATGACGTCACACATGCGTTGCGTCATCAGCGTCCTTTCGTCATCAGTCAGGTCAGCCAATGACTCCGATTTGGCGTTCAAGGTCTTCTCCAAGACtagaaacacaacaaaaacttcgTCACTTCTACGTAATCAAAAAACTGGTGATGTCAATGTTAGTGACGTCATGTAAGGGTAAGCACTTTGTAATAGGACGTGTAATGTAGCATTCCATTGcttcaatgcgtcatatcctGGTTTCGTTTTGGGAGAAACTTCGTTTTCAGGAACTTTCTTCTTCACCTGCAAGCAGACTCGATtgaattatgatgtcatagatATTCttaataatgacgtcacaatcaccTTATTGCGTGCAGCGTCCATCGTACTGGCGATAACTTCTTGCAGTAAATAGCACGATGACGTGACAACGCCGCTGTGATCACGAAGCTGCTGGTACGAGACTAGTAGCTGACGTATTTGCCTGGGACGATTGTGATTGGTCGAGGGGATGCGAATTGTCGTCTTCTGAATGGTCGGTTGGAGAAGTAGGATGACCTGTTTGTAAGATTCCTGCTCAAAGCATTTGTTCGTGTCTACCAGCACTTGCGCTCTGGAAACAAAATGGACTCGCAAATAACTTCATTTTAGTAGTTTGAAGGGCACAGATCACTACGAAATCACATAACATAGTGAAATAATTCGTGCGTGACGCCTTTGTCGCAACACAACGACAAGTCAAGACAAAGTCGACACTTCCTAGTTACCACGTGGTTGAGCAATCTGCCTTCAAACCGCACAGCTTAGACGTAAACACTTATCAGATTAAAACCAAGCTGAAACCAACCTCTCAAGCGATTTAATTCTCTCGTTGATCGCAGCCAATGATATGGCTGAGTGGGATCGGTGATTGGGGaggtttatgacgtaaaaatcAGCAGGTTCTATGACGTAGGGTTCATCAGACAATGGGTTAGTTCGAACTTGGTTTAAGACATCTAAAAGTTACGTAAGTTATGAACATACTTGAACGCAATTCTAATCACCTCAGTAAGGTTAGTTTAAGAAGTCTATATAATAGTGACGTCAATCGAGGTGGATTGGACGCAACAAATTCCAAGTAAGACAAAGGGTCGGTAAGTATATCGCAAGTGACGTCACGTGCCTCTGCACAGCTCAACATCGAAAAGTGTGGCCTGAGTCTGGTCCAGACTGTTTCGATACTTTGACCTCGCCCATAGAAATCTCACTGCAAAACTCTTCCAGTCTCGGTTTAGGGACGCGTCACTTCGGCTTTGACCTCCAAGATGTTTTATtctaaatatattttcatcGCTGGCGGCAGCAGAGAGATACTCCAGGTGACTCTCAAGCTCGTTGTGGCCACATTCTGGAAACACCGCGCAGTAATTTGATTATAAATTGTTGAGATGGCAAATTTTATAGGTTATGCAGAAATCAGCGAATACTCTCACCGTCCCTCAACTGCTTTGACCTGCAGTTGCAATCGATCTGGCATTCTACGCAACAGAGAAGCGTGAAAAGATCGACCCTGAATGAcctgcaaaaatttcaaatttttttttaattttagtttttattttgagttcaattttatgtttaacgcacaaaactttaaatatcTTGAGAGAAATAACAAGAGATAGGTGAAGGCATTAAGGTAGGTAATTAAGGTAAGGTAGGTACAACCAGGCCCCGAACACAAAGAATTAAATATGTTAATTCACAAATATATAATGTCGATGAAAAGTCGGCTTACTCGTTgttcgtgacgtcatcaagACAGGGCAGAATAATGTGAGGTT contains the following coding sequences:
- the LOC143450804 gene encoding calcineurin-binding protein cabin-1-like, which gives rise to MFRLTALNEHTSEESSNEEQPTRGTKEAQEARAFDLYNDALQLQRDQRHNEAICVYEDLLQTSLVTHAATTLIDENGEAKQRPLKDPGLILKYSTHKNMASMAAERGDINTAMEHYLEAVMLDTTDVTLWQRIGTHAITLGRLALARHAFTSGLSCNENHWPCLDSAITVLYALLDYESCLYWISKGLEKDSEYLKGLVLREKMYEECPHLRRDSEALFRRCPLSINDAEINEEEASDIISEALQLRQRHRKLCVPKPAQEYVIPTMKLSWLDLGESLVAAYDVIMKNKDVSFASPIRFSNKKNMETPLKQQVEQEKYAQEVSSPSRSGFDVKVRDVVADDVISATVEVTLNRDADIVRGVVDNLLQDCDAIHDVMESILHAVCSTFDDDIKHCVVSSILDEHKATTVTSDVINDGVIIGDLMREMLDNVESECAPLVPDDDIEFKEELSSFEQEKSKKAKKRKFLFDSIIDENMKRRSSRVKTWTKKKNEQTPHPRTPDPTTTSYKEKIIQILPEHLQRVPNLDAGEEKTQTTESKQENITSDGKFYADESDDVMSFIEAEDGNLLINLMKRFCRLLALKTDLKWREGTSEVLLKVFTRSQPHIILPCLDDVTNNESFRVDLFTLLCCVECQIDCNCRSKQLRDECGHNELESHLEYLSAAASDENIFRIKHLGGQSRSDASLNRDWKSFAVRFLWARSKYRNSLDQTQATLFDVELCRDVLNQVRTNPLSDEPYVIEPADFYVINLPNHRSHSAISLAAINERIKSLERAQVLVDTNKCFEQESYKQVILLLQPTIQKTTIRIPSTNHNRPRQIRQLLVSYQQLRDHSGVVTSSCYLLQEVIASTMDAARNKVKKKVPENEVSPKTKPGYDALKQWNATLHVLLQILEKTLNAKSESLADLTDDERTLMTQRMCDVMHYVFSRLDEGYSFSDTPLVWIILYKILKYEERQLDLLTSGLPDSFHMLHTAHEWMGERGLCCSLGGALLRFSVSEVKERFPRVEAPGVKEELKIFQEQCFACMFGFPVKNKMKKIQDHGVKQLPLTWADGVALIKYFQPEVLPEFDSFKASTVSLELTQLLLRIVQLTPNNVQLLIPNSEADVNAYIEGGCDVSMTLQPSPESRDLHFLGNAYYLLADYYFKNNEMNKGVKYYLHDIRINPDRFDSWAGLALSRSSQTDERLRLCESKKPQHKMKESGTERRGVAAMACFKRALSLSTNSEKLWIEYASLAYWMHSMYSRKQKRRRIFSVEDDKKRQEMLKISRMGFERVLECEGEEVLEEEWFLNYMLGKIAEKEGKPIQVYLRFYQTAAQQLHLRHAKYPKKIQAKYGSVNELSIEALEIHFRIHTSIMKYILRHPDASSDDVAYSKDLVEEMSNSPFALRRELKPSIVTSHDPEKIGQSSKLAVTSQSSDLTMGSLLPDNIMQALNIEESKTDEDTQSSAHSPMPASGEPSVVASDSREQSNLSVPGNQSAIQTSPSNKQGDVTLLSESLRKSAEERHKANCEAIIEGCENALRVCVRRFPQHYKAIYWLAHLYAHHEGREHLVWSRDLLYGSSSPWQQLRHMPAPGLLSDRNKTNLFNGVWRIPVDDIDRPGSFAAHLYRCVSLLIEVLRKLRHNEALLHIHNLLNRIPEYGKKYLREVDRVGLSRISLVYCRAVLHRKIKALRTSESSCPNLDRFTGVDNIRSLTDTEDAYKSIKMNSSTEECLNRLMDAYKVYQDSHKHPDSTTMLDNEADPDDATQQRLLADAFHKYTCLVARSNKPSSPNCQSLLDEALRFCQQQALCKKATAASSTTKVTSTTKLPSGSGFRPVSNSSLDGAHSTADEVKGLRIDDVAKPDSSKNCVGKKTNESEVSTSSVAEKATSGKVTIVERGGRTYTRIGPPSAMDNQRPFAPSPGSAFRPTKDEGKRPRLDPRLQHLKLQGNNDLGKKLIRSTSVPVSYPEGEENTPPHHRSLYRTGSFVSDSTKLKLKTAILSRTSAALVRKPSITDQEMMEIHGDADADSDSSQSEDDDDELPGVSNDRKRKFSDEASSLLVTPHQPAVITTAGST